A genomic region of Longimicrobiaceae bacterium contains the following coding sequences:
- a CDS encoding pyridoxal-dependent decarboxylase has product MSDTRNTASSFGDMDPEEFRRHAHGVVDWIADYFRDVEKYPVLAQVSPGETAAKLPVEAPERPEPMSEILRDFDRTVMPGITHWNHPDFFAYFAITGSAPGVLGEMLAAALNVNAMVWRTGPSPTELEERSLDWLRQMMGLPAEFRGHIQDTASISSLTAIATAREEAGLRIREEGMSGRDLPRLRLYCSEEAHSSIEKAGVTLGIGRTGTRRIPTDDEFRMDPAALEAAVAEDVAAGWRPFCVVATVGTTSTTSVDPVPAIADVAERHGLWLHVDAAYAGAAAVAEEMRWILDGCGRADSLVVNPHKWLFVPVDCSALFVRRPERVAHAFSILPEYLVTPEGGAAVNLMDYGPALGRRFRALKLWMTLRYFGREGIAARIREHCRLAREFAARVDESPEWERLAPVPFSTVVFRFRPPGAAEAEVDQYNERILERVNATGEAFLSHTRVRGRYALRLAVGNLRTTGEHVARAWRLLREASANV; this is encoded by the coding sequence GAAACACCGCCAGCAGCTTCGGCGACATGGACCCGGAGGAGTTCCGCCGCCACGCGCACGGCGTGGTGGACTGGATCGCCGACTACTTCCGCGACGTGGAGAAGTACCCGGTGCTCGCGCAGGTCTCGCCCGGCGAGACCGCGGCGAAGCTGCCGGTGGAGGCGCCCGAGCGCCCGGAGCCGATGTCGGAGATCCTGCGGGACTTCGACCGGACCGTCATGCCCGGGATCACGCACTGGAACCACCCGGACTTCTTCGCCTACTTCGCCATCACCGGCTCCGCTCCCGGCGTCCTGGGCGAGATGCTGGCCGCGGCGCTGAACGTCAACGCCATGGTGTGGCGCACCGGCCCCTCGCCCACGGAGCTGGAGGAGCGCTCGCTCGACTGGCTCCGGCAGATGATGGGGCTCCCGGCGGAGTTCCGGGGGCACATCCAGGACACCGCCTCCATCTCCTCCCTCACCGCCATCGCCACGGCGCGCGAGGAGGCCGGGTTGCGCATCCGCGAGGAGGGGATGAGCGGGCGCGACCTCCCCCGGCTCCGGCTCTACTGCTCGGAGGAGGCGCACTCCTCGATCGAGAAGGCGGGCGTCACGCTCGGGATCGGCCGCACCGGGACGCGCCGCATCCCCACCGACGACGAGTTCCGCATGGACCCGGCCGCGCTGGAGGCCGCCGTCGCGGAGGACGTCGCGGCGGGGTGGCGGCCGTTCTGCGTGGTGGCGACGGTGGGGACCACCTCCACCACCAGCGTCGACCCCGTCCCCGCCATCGCGGACGTGGCGGAGCGGCACGGGCTCTGGCTGCACGTGGACGCCGCCTACGCCGGGGCCGCGGCGGTCGCGGAGGAGATGCGCTGGATCCTGGACGGGTGCGGGCGCGCCGACTCGCTGGTGGTGAACCCGCACAAGTGGCTCTTCGTCCCGGTGGACTGCTCCGCGCTCTTCGTGCGGCGCCCCGAGCGGGTGGCGCACGCCTTCTCCATCCTCCCGGAGTACCTCGTCACCCCCGAGGGCGGCGCCGCCGTCAACCTGATGGACTACGGACCCGCGCTGGGGCGCCGCTTCCGCGCGCTCAAGCTGTGGATGACGCTGCGGTACTTCGGGCGGGAGGGGATCGCCGCACGGATCCGGGAGCACTGCCGCCTGGCCCGGGAGTTCGCCGCCCGGGTGGACGAGTCGCCGGAGTGGGAGCGGCTCGCGCCCGTCCCCTTCAGCACGGTCGTCTTCCGCTTCCGCCCGCCCGGCGCGGCGGAGGCGGAGGTGGACCAGTACAACGAGCGCATCCTGGAGCGGGTGAACGCCACCGGGGAGGCGTTCCTGTCGCACACGCGCGTCCGCGGCCGCTACGCGCTGCGGCTCGCCGTCGGGAACCTCCGCACCACCGGGGAGCACGTGGCGCGGGCCTGGCGGCTTCTGCGCGAGGCGTCCGCAAACGTGTGA